A single region of the Lathamus discolor isolate bLatDis1 chromosome 13, bLatDis1.hap1, whole genome shotgun sequence genome encodes:
- the UNC13D gene encoding protein unc-13 homolog D isoform X4 has protein sequence MDAAGETPMGTLPGEENPEMDLSHRFSKRELTLLYEEVLYTIWHRLGKPEHHHVMDSQELYAYVQKAFGMDEEEHSVIMQQVKELESPIFCLKATVKEAKGILGKDVSGFSDPYCLLGIKTKSQELANPDHKKRMKAVVKDLIPEDQIHRTQVISQTLSPVWNETFILEFEDMETASFHLDMWDSDMVESVRHKLGELTDLHGLKRIFKDARKDKGQDDFLGNVVLHLKQDLHCWNDRWYQLEPRTETYPNRGQCHLQFLLTHKKRATTSSRTQPSYTVHRHLLQQLVSYEILQHQAGSIAWDGELSRHASTVLHLHATQKDLSDFHQVIVRWLAYSKLYQSLEFNSNCLLHQITSIEYQWVQERLRPEQKAEVAESFQSLLTYGVSLIRRYRIIFPLSVPRSTERLQSLLRVLVQMCKMKAFHELCTPSPNLPNMVSTALKSGTTEWFHMKKQHLKPMVKSMEENGKALSRLLLEVLGDLQQCQKIWNRFFISTLKLNLFSIAYLELERLVAEHVQDQLREVNSSMSKPTAESLFQLYMNLQELYRMKDFLPKRDGPLALNNFHQWFKEGVPQWLQKAYTIALKRAQRAVQMDQLTPFGEHNKHSTSTVDLSTCYAQIVKTWQQLNWPDPEEAFMIMVKLVEDICRIALMYCRLIKGRAEALSLHKQNEGEEANRLCIVVNNIKQLRLLILKLPSQLDWVQLEQRTGAVIDRQQIQHTLHKQLDSTISCLDHEVQEVVQTLATKLEKGIARHIQELSSSNNTREPEDSVMPLMKFLESELQYLNEHLVQENFKSLLILLWHHTLAVLSAAMGQQVPSAQCYKKLHCALKSLELCFHAEGCGLPLEMLHTAVFQSLETRLDLCSATSRKLIQKYFSNRIQQQLDASSEKYGAVTIKAVYCPSEQKLHVEVLNAVNLIPLDSSGSSDPFIQLTLEPRHEFPEVVARATQCKRNELHPLFDEAFDFLIPAEKCRQEGACLLLTVFDYDMLGANDLEGEAFFPLCHLPGLNTDEDPVDAGRVPQTRLPLTHPKPTGDEILQLLESRKGDKEAQAFVKLRKQRAKQSKETE, from the exons ATGGATGCTGCTGGTGAGACCCCCATGGGGACCCTCCCTGGGGAAGAGAACCCCGAG aTGGATCTGTCCCACCGGTTCTCCAAGAGAGAG ctGACCCTGCTCTACGAGGAGGTCCTCTACACCATCTGGCACCGCTTGGGCAAGCCTGAGCACCACCATGTCATGGATTCCCAGGAGCTCTATGCCTACGTGCAAAAG GCTTTTGGCATGGATGAAGAGGAGCACAGTGTCATCATGCAGCAGGTCAAGGAACTGGAG AGTCCAATTTTCTGCCTGAAAGCAACTGTGAAGGAAGCCAAGGGGATTTTGGGTAAAGATGTCAGTG GGTTCAGTGACCCGTACTGCCTGCTGGGCATCAAGACCAAGAGCCAGGAACTTGCCAACCCTGACCACAAGAAGCGGATGAAGGCTGTGGTCAAAGACCTCATCCCTGAAGACCAGATCCATCGCACCCAAGTTATAAGCCAGACCCTCAGCCCGGTGTGGAATGAGACATTTATCCT GGAGTTTGAAGACATGGAGACAGCAAGCTTCCACCTGGACATGTG ggacTCGGACATGGTGGAGTCAGTGCGGCACAAGCTGGGGGAGCTGACAGACCTCCATGGCCTCAAACG GATCTTTAAAGATGCTCGCAAAGACAAAGGGCAGGACGATTTCCTGGGGAATGTGGTCCTTCACCtgaag CAGGATCTGCACTGCTGGAATGACCGTTGGTACCAGCTGGAGCCACGAACGGAGACGTACCCAAACCGGGGACAGTGTCACCTGCAGTTCCTGCTTACACACAAGAAG AGGGCCACTACAAGCAGTCGAACACAGCCAAGCTACACTGTCCATCgccacctcctgcagcagctggtgtCCTATGAGATCCTTCAGCACCAG GCTGGCAGCATTGCCTGGGATGGGGAGCTGAGCAGGCATGCCAGCACTGTGCTGCACCTGCATGCCACGCAGAAGGATCTGTCCGACTTCCACCAGGTCATAGT GCGGTGGCTGGCATACAGCAAGCTCTACCAGAGCCTGGAGTTCAACAGCAACTGTCTGCTCCATCAGATCACCAGCATCGAGTACCAGTGGGTGCAGGAGCGTCTGAGGCCAGAGCAG aAAGCAGAAGTGGCCGAGTCCTTCCAGTCCTTGCTGACTTACGGGGTCTCCCTCATTCGGAGGTACCGCATCATTTTCCCACTTTCTGTCCCAAGGTCCACAGAAAGACTCCAGTCCCTGCTCCG AGTCCTGGTCCAGATGTGCAAAATGAAAGCTTTCCATGAGCTGTGCACACCCAGCCCCAACCTCCCCAACATGGTCTCCACAGCACTGAAG TCAGGCACAACAGAGTGGTTCCATATGAAGAAGCAGCACCTCAAGCCCATGGTGAAG AGCATGGAGGAGAATGGCAAAGCCTTGTCCAGACTCCTCCTGGAGGTGTTAGGAGATCTCCAACAGTGCCAGAAAATCTGGAATAGATTTTTTATCAG CACCTTGAAGTTGAATCTGTTCTCCATTGCTTACCTGGAGCTGGAGAGGCTG GTTGCGGAGCATGTCCAGGACCAGCTACGCGAGGTCAATAGCAGTATGTCCAAACCCACAGCCGAGAGCCTTTTCCAGCTCTACATGAACCTCCAGGAGCTTTATCGGATGAAGGACTTCCTCCCAAAGAG GGATGGACCTCTGGCTCTGAACAATTTCCACCAGTGGTTCAAGGAAGGTGTTCCCCAGTGGCTGCAGAAGGCCTACACCATCGCTTTGAAGAGGGCACAGAGAGCTGTCCAAATGGACCAG ctGACACCCTTTGGGGAGCACAACAAGCACAGCACTTCCACTGTTGACCTGTCCACCTGCTACGCCCAGATTGTGAAGACCTGGCAGCAGCTCAACTGGCCAGACCCTGAGGAAGCCTTCATGATCATGGTGAAGCTTGTGGAG GACATCTGTAGAATTGCCCTGATGTACTGCCGGCTCATCAAGGGGAGGGCTGAGGCTTTGTCACTGCACAAGCAGAACGAGGGTGAAGAGGCCAACAGG CTCTGCATCGTGGTGAACAACATCAAGCAGCTGCGGCTGCTGATCCTGAAACTGCCATCGCAGCTGGACTGGGTGCAGCTGGAGCAGCGCACGGGAGCCGTCATTGACAGGCAGCAGATCCAGCACACGCTGCACAAGCAGCTCGACAGCACCATCTCCTGCCTGGACCACGAGGTCCAGGAGGTGGTGCAAACCCTGGCCACCAAG CTGGAAAAAGGCATTGCCAGACACATCCAGGAGCTCTCATCTTCTAACAACACCAGGGAGCCTGAGGAT TCCGTCATGCCCCTCATGAAGTTCCTGGAGTCGGAGCTGCAGTATCTCAATGAGCATCTGGTCCAGGAGAACTTTAAAAG CCTCCTCATTCTCCTCTGGCATCACACCTTGGCCGTGCTGTCAGCAGCCATGGGCCAGCAGGTCCCCTCAGCCCAGTGCTACAAGAAGCTGCACTGTGCCCTGAAG AGCCTGGAGCTGTGCTTCCATGCCGAGGGCTGTGGGCTGCCGCTGGAGATGCTCCACACAGCAGTCTTCCAG TCGCTGGAGACCCGCCTGGACCTCTGCTCTGCCACCAGCCGCAAACTCATCCAGAAATACTTCAGCAACAGGATCCAGCAGCAG CTGGACGCCAGCTCGGAGAAGTATGGGGCTGTGACCATCAAAGCAGTGTACTGCCCTTCGGAGCAGAAACTCCATGTGGAAGTGCTCAATGCTGTCAACCTCATCCCTTTGGACTCCAGCG GCTCCAGTGACCCCTTCATCCAGCTCACCTTGGAGCCCCGGCATGAGTTCCCCGAGGTGGTGGCCCGGGCCACCCAGTGCAAGAGGAATGAGCTGCACCCCCTCTTTGATGAAGCCTTTGACTT CTTGATCCCCGCCGAGAAGTGCCGGCAGGAGGGTGCCTGCCTGCTCCTGACTGTGTTTGACTACGACATGCTGGGGGCCAACGACCTGGAGGGTGAAGccttcttccctctctgccACCTGCCTGGCCTCAACACCGATGAGGACCCTGTTGACGCAGGAAGGGTGCCCCAGACCCGCCTCCCCCTCACACATCCCAAACCCACTG GAGATGAGattctccagctgctggagtCCAGGAAGGGGGACAAAGAGGCTCAAGCCTTCGTTAAGCTCCGCAAGCAAAGAGCCAAGCAGTCCAAGGAGACAGAatga
- the UNC13D gene encoding protein unc-13 homolog D isoform X6 — protein MDAAGETPMGTLPGEENPEMDLSHRFSKREAFGMDEEEHSVIMQQVKELESPIFCLKATVKEAKGILGKDVSGFSDPYCLLGIKTKSQELANPDHKKRMKAVVKDLIPEDQIHRTQVISQTLSPVWNETFILEFEDMETASFHLDMWDSDMVESVRHKLGELTDLHGLKRIFKDARKDKGQDDFLGNVVLHLKQDLHCWNDRWYQLEPRTETYPNRGQCHLQFLLTHKKRATTSSRTQPSYTVHRHLLQQLVSYEILQHQAGSIAWDGELSRHASTVLHLHATQKDLSDFHQVIVRWLAYSKLYQSLEFNSNCLLHQITSIEYQWVQERLRPEQKAEVAESFQSLLTYGVSLIRRYRIIFPLSVPRSTERLQSLLRVLVQMCKMKAFHELCTPSPNLPNMVSTALKSGTTEWFHMKKQHLKPMVKSMEENGKALSRLLLEVLGDLQQCQKIWNRFFISTLKLNLFSIAYLELERLVAEHVQDQLREVNSSMSKPTAESLFQLYMNLQELYRMKDFLPKRDGPLALNNFHQWFKEGVPQWLQKAYTIALKRAQRAVQMDQLTPFGEHNKHSTSTVDLSTCYAQIVKTWQQLNWPDPEEAFMIMVKLVEDICRIALMYCRLIKGRAEALSLHKQNEGEEANRLCIVVNNIKQLRLLILKLPSQLDWVQLEQRTGAVIDRQQIQHTLHKQLDSTISCLDHEVQEVVQTLATKLEKGIARHIQELSSSNNTREPEDSVMPLMKFLESELQYLNEHLVQENFKSLLILLWHHTLAVLSAAMGQQVPSAQCYKKLHCALKSLELCFHAEGCGLPLEMLHTAVFQSLETRLDLCSATSRKLIQKYFSNRIQQQLDASSEKYGAVTIKAVYCPSEQKLHVEVLNAVNLIPLDSSGSSDPFIQLTLEPRHEFPEVVARATQCKRNELHPLFDEAFDFLIPAEKCRQEGACLLLTVFDYDMLGANDLEGEAFFPLCHLPGLNTDEDPVDAGRVPQTRLPLTHPKPTGDEILQLLESRKGDKEAQAFVKLRKQRAKQSKETE, from the exons ATGGATGCTGCTGGTGAGACCCCCATGGGGACCCTCCCTGGGGAAGAGAACCCCGAG aTGGATCTGTCCCACCGGTTCTCCAAGAGAGAG GCTTTTGGCATGGATGAAGAGGAGCACAGTGTCATCATGCAGCAGGTCAAGGAACTGGAG AGTCCAATTTTCTGCCTGAAAGCAACTGTGAAGGAAGCCAAGGGGATTTTGGGTAAAGATGTCAGTG GGTTCAGTGACCCGTACTGCCTGCTGGGCATCAAGACCAAGAGCCAGGAACTTGCCAACCCTGACCACAAGAAGCGGATGAAGGCTGTGGTCAAAGACCTCATCCCTGAAGACCAGATCCATCGCACCCAAGTTATAAGCCAGACCCTCAGCCCGGTGTGGAATGAGACATTTATCCT GGAGTTTGAAGACATGGAGACAGCAAGCTTCCACCTGGACATGTG ggacTCGGACATGGTGGAGTCAGTGCGGCACAAGCTGGGGGAGCTGACAGACCTCCATGGCCTCAAACG GATCTTTAAAGATGCTCGCAAAGACAAAGGGCAGGACGATTTCCTGGGGAATGTGGTCCTTCACCtgaag CAGGATCTGCACTGCTGGAATGACCGTTGGTACCAGCTGGAGCCACGAACGGAGACGTACCCAAACCGGGGACAGTGTCACCTGCAGTTCCTGCTTACACACAAGAAG AGGGCCACTACAAGCAGTCGAACACAGCCAAGCTACACTGTCCATCgccacctcctgcagcagctggtgtCCTATGAGATCCTTCAGCACCAG GCTGGCAGCATTGCCTGGGATGGGGAGCTGAGCAGGCATGCCAGCACTGTGCTGCACCTGCATGCCACGCAGAAGGATCTGTCCGACTTCCACCAGGTCATAGT GCGGTGGCTGGCATACAGCAAGCTCTACCAGAGCCTGGAGTTCAACAGCAACTGTCTGCTCCATCAGATCACCAGCATCGAGTACCAGTGGGTGCAGGAGCGTCTGAGGCCAGAGCAG aAAGCAGAAGTGGCCGAGTCCTTCCAGTCCTTGCTGACTTACGGGGTCTCCCTCATTCGGAGGTACCGCATCATTTTCCCACTTTCTGTCCCAAGGTCCACAGAAAGACTCCAGTCCCTGCTCCG AGTCCTGGTCCAGATGTGCAAAATGAAAGCTTTCCATGAGCTGTGCACACCCAGCCCCAACCTCCCCAACATGGTCTCCACAGCACTGAAG TCAGGCACAACAGAGTGGTTCCATATGAAGAAGCAGCACCTCAAGCCCATGGTGAAG AGCATGGAGGAGAATGGCAAAGCCTTGTCCAGACTCCTCCTGGAGGTGTTAGGAGATCTCCAACAGTGCCAGAAAATCTGGAATAGATTTTTTATCAG CACCTTGAAGTTGAATCTGTTCTCCATTGCTTACCTGGAGCTGGAGAGGCTG GTTGCGGAGCATGTCCAGGACCAGCTACGCGAGGTCAATAGCAGTATGTCCAAACCCACAGCCGAGAGCCTTTTCCAGCTCTACATGAACCTCCAGGAGCTTTATCGGATGAAGGACTTCCTCCCAAAGAG GGATGGACCTCTGGCTCTGAACAATTTCCACCAGTGGTTCAAGGAAGGTGTTCCCCAGTGGCTGCAGAAGGCCTACACCATCGCTTTGAAGAGGGCACAGAGAGCTGTCCAAATGGACCAG ctGACACCCTTTGGGGAGCACAACAAGCACAGCACTTCCACTGTTGACCTGTCCACCTGCTACGCCCAGATTGTGAAGACCTGGCAGCAGCTCAACTGGCCAGACCCTGAGGAAGCCTTCATGATCATGGTGAAGCTTGTGGAG GACATCTGTAGAATTGCCCTGATGTACTGCCGGCTCATCAAGGGGAGGGCTGAGGCTTTGTCACTGCACAAGCAGAACGAGGGTGAAGAGGCCAACAGG CTCTGCATCGTGGTGAACAACATCAAGCAGCTGCGGCTGCTGATCCTGAAACTGCCATCGCAGCTGGACTGGGTGCAGCTGGAGCAGCGCACGGGAGCCGTCATTGACAGGCAGCAGATCCAGCACACGCTGCACAAGCAGCTCGACAGCACCATCTCCTGCCTGGACCACGAGGTCCAGGAGGTGGTGCAAACCCTGGCCACCAAG CTGGAAAAAGGCATTGCCAGACACATCCAGGAGCTCTCATCTTCTAACAACACCAGGGAGCCTGAGGAT TCCGTCATGCCCCTCATGAAGTTCCTGGAGTCGGAGCTGCAGTATCTCAATGAGCATCTGGTCCAGGAGAACTTTAAAAG CCTCCTCATTCTCCTCTGGCATCACACCTTGGCCGTGCTGTCAGCAGCCATGGGCCAGCAGGTCCCCTCAGCCCAGTGCTACAAGAAGCTGCACTGTGCCCTGAAG AGCCTGGAGCTGTGCTTCCATGCCGAGGGCTGTGGGCTGCCGCTGGAGATGCTCCACACAGCAGTCTTCCAG TCGCTGGAGACCCGCCTGGACCTCTGCTCTGCCACCAGCCGCAAACTCATCCAGAAATACTTCAGCAACAGGATCCAGCAGCAG CTGGACGCCAGCTCGGAGAAGTATGGGGCTGTGACCATCAAAGCAGTGTACTGCCCTTCGGAGCAGAAACTCCATGTGGAAGTGCTCAATGCTGTCAACCTCATCCCTTTGGACTCCAGCG GCTCCAGTGACCCCTTCATCCAGCTCACCTTGGAGCCCCGGCATGAGTTCCCCGAGGTGGTGGCCCGGGCCACCCAGTGCAAGAGGAATGAGCTGCACCCCCTCTTTGATGAAGCCTTTGACTT CTTGATCCCCGCCGAGAAGTGCCGGCAGGAGGGTGCCTGCCTGCTCCTGACTGTGTTTGACTACGACATGCTGGGGGCCAACGACCTGGAGGGTGAAGccttcttccctctctgccACCTGCCTGGCCTCAACACCGATGAGGACCCTGTTGACGCAGGAAGGGTGCCCCAGACCCGCCTCCCCCTCACACATCCCAAACCCACTG GAGATGAGattctccagctgctggagtCCAGGAAGGGGGACAAAGAGGCTCAAGCCTTCGTTAAGCTCCGCAAGCAAAGAGCCAAGCAGTCCAAGGAGACAGAatga
- the UNC13D gene encoding protein unc-13 homolog D isoform X5, producing MDAAGETPMGTLPGEENPEMDLSHRFSKRELTLLYEEVLYTIWHRLGKPEHHHVMDSQELYAYVQKAFGMDEEEHSVIMQQVKELESPIFCLKATVKEAKGILGKDVSGFSDPYCLLGIKTKSQELANPDHKKRMKAVVKDLIPEDQIHRTQVISQTLSPVWNETFILEFEDMETASFHLDMWDSDMVESVRHKLGELTDLHGLKRIFKDARKDKGQDDFLGNVVLHLKDLHCWNDRWYQLEPRTETYPNRGQCHLQFLLTHKKRATTSSRTQPSYTVHRHLLQQLVSYEILQHQAGSIAWDGELSRHASTVLHLHATQKDLSDFHQVIVRWLAYSKLYQSLEFNSNCLLHQITSIEYQWVQERLRPEQKAEVAESFQSLLTYGVSLIRRYRIIFPLSVPRSTERLQSLLRVLVQMCKMKAFHELCTPSPNLPNMVSTALKSGTTEWFHMKKQHLKPMVKSMEENGKALSRLLLEVLGDLQQCQKIWNRFFISTLKLNLFSIAYLELERLVAEHVQDQLREVNSSMSKPTAESLFQLYMNLQELYRMKDFLPKRDGPLALNNFHQWFKEGVPQWLQKAYTIALKRAQRAVQMDQLTPFGEHNKHSTSTVDLSTCYAQIVKTWQQLNWPDPEEAFMIMVKLVEDICRIALMYCRLIKGRAEALSLHKQNEGEEANRLCIVVNNIKQLRLLILKLPSQLDWVQLEQRTGAVIDRQQIQHTLHKQLDSTISCLDHEVQEVVQTLATKLEKGIARHIQELSSSNNTREPEDSVMPLMKFLESELQYLNEHLVQENFKSLLILLWHHTLAVLSAAMGQQVPSAQCYKKLHCALKSLELCFHAEGCGLPLEMLHTAVFQSLETRLDLCSATSRKLIQKYFSNRIQQQLDASSEKYGAVTIKAVYCPSEQKLHVEVLNAVNLIPLDSSGSSDPFIQLTLEPRHEFPEVVARATQCKRNELHPLFDEAFDFLIPAEKCRQEGACLLLTVFDYDMLGANDLEGEAFFPLCHLPGLNTDEDPVDAGRVPQTRLPLTHPKPTGDEILQLLESRKGDKEAQAFVKLRKQRAKQSKETE from the exons ATGGATGCTGCTGGTGAGACCCCCATGGGGACCCTCCCTGGGGAAGAGAACCCCGAG aTGGATCTGTCCCACCGGTTCTCCAAGAGAGAG ctGACCCTGCTCTACGAGGAGGTCCTCTACACCATCTGGCACCGCTTGGGCAAGCCTGAGCACCACCATGTCATGGATTCCCAGGAGCTCTATGCCTACGTGCAAAAG GCTTTTGGCATGGATGAAGAGGAGCACAGTGTCATCATGCAGCAGGTCAAGGAACTGGAG AGTCCAATTTTCTGCCTGAAAGCAACTGTGAAGGAAGCCAAGGGGATTTTGGGTAAAGATGTCAGTG GGTTCAGTGACCCGTACTGCCTGCTGGGCATCAAGACCAAGAGCCAGGAACTTGCCAACCCTGACCACAAGAAGCGGATGAAGGCTGTGGTCAAAGACCTCATCCCTGAAGACCAGATCCATCGCACCCAAGTTATAAGCCAGACCCTCAGCCCGGTGTGGAATGAGACATTTATCCT GGAGTTTGAAGACATGGAGACAGCAAGCTTCCACCTGGACATGTG ggacTCGGACATGGTGGAGTCAGTGCGGCACAAGCTGGGGGAGCTGACAGACCTCCATGGCCTCAAACG GATCTTTAAAGATGCTCGCAAAGACAAAGGGCAGGACGATTTCCTGGGGAATGTGGTCCTTCACCtgaag GATCTGCACTGCTGGAATGACCGTTGGTACCAGCTGGAGCCACGAACGGAGACGTACCCAAACCGGGGACAGTGTCACCTGCAGTTCCTGCTTACACACAAGAAG AGGGCCACTACAAGCAGTCGAACACAGCCAAGCTACACTGTCCATCgccacctcctgcagcagctggtgtCCTATGAGATCCTTCAGCACCAG GCTGGCAGCATTGCCTGGGATGGGGAGCTGAGCAGGCATGCCAGCACTGTGCTGCACCTGCATGCCACGCAGAAGGATCTGTCCGACTTCCACCAGGTCATAGT GCGGTGGCTGGCATACAGCAAGCTCTACCAGAGCCTGGAGTTCAACAGCAACTGTCTGCTCCATCAGATCACCAGCATCGAGTACCAGTGGGTGCAGGAGCGTCTGAGGCCAGAGCAG aAAGCAGAAGTGGCCGAGTCCTTCCAGTCCTTGCTGACTTACGGGGTCTCCCTCATTCGGAGGTACCGCATCATTTTCCCACTTTCTGTCCCAAGGTCCACAGAAAGACTCCAGTCCCTGCTCCG AGTCCTGGTCCAGATGTGCAAAATGAAAGCTTTCCATGAGCTGTGCACACCCAGCCCCAACCTCCCCAACATGGTCTCCACAGCACTGAAG TCAGGCACAACAGAGTGGTTCCATATGAAGAAGCAGCACCTCAAGCCCATGGTGAAG AGCATGGAGGAGAATGGCAAAGCCTTGTCCAGACTCCTCCTGGAGGTGTTAGGAGATCTCCAACAGTGCCAGAAAATCTGGAATAGATTTTTTATCAG CACCTTGAAGTTGAATCTGTTCTCCATTGCTTACCTGGAGCTGGAGAGGCTG GTTGCGGAGCATGTCCAGGACCAGCTACGCGAGGTCAATAGCAGTATGTCCAAACCCACAGCCGAGAGCCTTTTCCAGCTCTACATGAACCTCCAGGAGCTTTATCGGATGAAGGACTTCCTCCCAAAGAG GGATGGACCTCTGGCTCTGAACAATTTCCACCAGTGGTTCAAGGAAGGTGTTCCCCAGTGGCTGCAGAAGGCCTACACCATCGCTTTGAAGAGGGCACAGAGAGCTGTCCAAATGGACCAG ctGACACCCTTTGGGGAGCACAACAAGCACAGCACTTCCACTGTTGACCTGTCCACCTGCTACGCCCAGATTGTGAAGACCTGGCAGCAGCTCAACTGGCCAGACCCTGAGGAAGCCTTCATGATCATGGTGAAGCTTGTGGAG GACATCTGTAGAATTGCCCTGATGTACTGCCGGCTCATCAAGGGGAGGGCTGAGGCTTTGTCACTGCACAAGCAGAACGAGGGTGAAGAGGCCAACAGG CTCTGCATCGTGGTGAACAACATCAAGCAGCTGCGGCTGCTGATCCTGAAACTGCCATCGCAGCTGGACTGGGTGCAGCTGGAGCAGCGCACGGGAGCCGTCATTGACAGGCAGCAGATCCAGCACACGCTGCACAAGCAGCTCGACAGCACCATCTCCTGCCTGGACCACGAGGTCCAGGAGGTGGTGCAAACCCTGGCCACCAAG CTGGAAAAAGGCATTGCCAGACACATCCAGGAGCTCTCATCTTCTAACAACACCAGGGAGCCTGAGGAT TCCGTCATGCCCCTCATGAAGTTCCTGGAGTCGGAGCTGCAGTATCTCAATGAGCATCTGGTCCAGGAGAACTTTAAAAG CCTCCTCATTCTCCTCTGGCATCACACCTTGGCCGTGCTGTCAGCAGCCATGGGCCAGCAGGTCCCCTCAGCCCAGTGCTACAAGAAGCTGCACTGTGCCCTGAAG AGCCTGGAGCTGTGCTTCCATGCCGAGGGCTGTGGGCTGCCGCTGGAGATGCTCCACACAGCAGTCTTCCAG TCGCTGGAGACCCGCCTGGACCTCTGCTCTGCCACCAGCCGCAAACTCATCCAGAAATACTTCAGCAACAGGATCCAGCAGCAG CTGGACGCCAGCTCGGAGAAGTATGGGGCTGTGACCATCAAAGCAGTGTACTGCCCTTCGGAGCAGAAACTCCATGTGGAAGTGCTCAATGCTGTCAACCTCATCCCTTTGGACTCCAGCG GCTCCAGTGACCCCTTCATCCAGCTCACCTTGGAGCCCCGGCATGAGTTCCCCGAGGTGGTGGCCCGGGCCACCCAGTGCAAGAGGAATGAGCTGCACCCCCTCTTTGATGAAGCCTTTGACTT CTTGATCCCCGCCGAGAAGTGCCGGCAGGAGGGTGCCTGCCTGCTCCTGACTGTGTTTGACTACGACATGCTGGGGGCCAACGACCTGGAGGGTGAAGccttcttccctctctgccACCTGCCTGGCCTCAACACCGATGAGGACCCTGTTGACGCAGGAAGGGTGCCCCAGACCCGCCTCCCCCTCACACATCCCAAACCCACTG GAGATGAGattctccagctgctggagtCCAGGAAGGGGGACAAAGAGGCTCAAGCCTTCGTTAAGCTCCGCAAGCAAAGAGCCAAGCAGTCCAAGGAGACAGAatga